GACGTCCTCGATTTCCAGCCCGCTCTGGTGGCAGCACTGGACGAGGTTGCCAACGCTGGCCGACTGGATGGTGACGATGTAGCAGTTGACCTCGAGCCGCATGCCGCGCATGCCGGACGGGTCCTTGATGCCGTTGAGGTTGTCCAGGATGTATTCCTGCGGCAGCACATGCAGCACTTCCGAGTCCTGCGGGATGGCGACCGACTCGGCGGCCTCGACGACGCGCTCGATTTCCTCGATCCCCACGTTGCGGCCCCGCAGCGGCAGCATGCCCTGGCTGGTGAAGCCTTTGACGTTGGCGTTGGCGACGCTGATGTAGGCCGAGCGGATATTGACCTGCGCCATTTTTTCGGCTTCCTCGATCGCCTTGGTGATCGCCGCGACGGTCTTTTCGACATCCACCACCACGCCCTTGCTGAGGCCATCAGACGGATGGGTGCCCAGGCCGATGACCTCCACCCCGTTTTCGCGCTGGGCGGCGACCACGGCGCACACCTTGGACGTGCCGATATCGAGCCCGACGATCAGCGAACCCGGTTTCCGTTTCATGCGTTGTTGCCTTTCCGCAAACCGCGCACCGCGACGCGATCACCGACGCCCAGATCCACGACTCGGGCTTCCGCCTGCAGCCGCCCGTTCAAGGCCGCCGCCACGGCCGCCAAACGCTTCAACTTGTTCTCGTAATCGCCGTACCCGAAATGCACGAGCATCCCTTTCTCCATTGTCACCAAACTGAACCCGCCCACCGGGTCGTAGCGGATTTCGCTGATCTCCGCCTCGGAAAAAACCGCCAGCCGCTCGCTGAGCAACAGTAATTGCACGGCCTCGCCGAGCTTGGTCGCCTGCCGCCGCGCCGTCTGGCCGCCGTCCTGAAACGCCTCCTTCGCAAACCCGGTCAGCAAGGGCAGATCGCGCGGATCGCCCTCGTCGAGCTGCTTGAAGGCGACGCCGTCGGCGTCCACCAAGTACAGCCGCTCCATCTGCAACAGCGCCACGGCCTGACGCTCGGCGATCTCCACCACCAGGGTGTCGGGCAATTCGCGCCGCACCACCGCGCCCTTGATCCAGGGATGCGACACCACCTGGTTCGCCACGTCCGTCAGGTTGACCGAGAAGATGTTCTGCCCCGGCCGCGCGTGGATGAAGGAGAGGAAATCGCTCTTGGACACATGCACGGCGGACGAAACCCGGATGTCCGCGAGGCGGAAGTAGTCGGCGTGATGCAGGCGATACCAGATCACCCCGACCAACAGCACGAACAACACGGCCGGCCAACCGCGCCAAACAACGCGCCCGGCCCACCGGCCGGCATTGCGGCAACGCGCGAAGGTCATTTTTCCCCAGCCGCGGACATCGCGGCGGCGCGCGTTGCGTTTCACTTGCACGTTGATGGACCGGCTCGCCAACTTTTGGCTCTCCTTACGACCCGACCTTCAGCCGGGCGGTCGCGAGCACCATTTCGACCAGTTCGCCCATGCTCAGACCGCGCCAGTCGCGCGCGATCATCGGCACCAGCGACAGTTCGGTCATGCCGGGCAGCGTATTGACCTCCAGCAGCCAGGGGCGATTTTGCGCGTCGAGCAGGAAATCCACGCGCACGATGCCCTCGCCGCCGATCGCCTCGTTGGCGGCCACCGCGATGGTCTGGACGCGGGTGACGACGGTGTCGTCGAGGTTGTCGGGGTGCGTGATGTATTCGGTCATGCCCTTGGTGTATTTGTGGTGGTAATCGTAAAACGAGATTTTTTCGTCGGGTAGTTTTTTCGGCCGGATTTCGGCGAGGCCCAACGCCTCGGCGCCCAGCACCGCCACCGACAACTCGCGGCCGGCGATGTATTTTTCCAATATGATCCGGTCGTCCCACTGGAAAGCGGCCGCGAGAGCCGCGGCGAATTCCTCCGGATCGCTGGCGATCGAAACGCCGACGCTGGAACCCTCCGTCGCCGGCTTGACCACCACCGGGAATCCGTAGGGCGGCGTCTGCGGCGGCGTGCTCTCGTATTCCACGCGGTCGACCAGGCTGTACGGCGGCACGGGCAGGCCGATCGACTCGAACAGCTTTTTGCTGATCACCTTGTCCATACCGGCCGCCGAGGCGGTGACGCCCGAGCCGGTGTACGGCAGGCGCAGCAGTTCGAGCAGGCCCTGCACGCAGCCGTCCTCGCCCCACTTGCCGTGCAGCGCGTTGTACACCACCTCGACACCCGCCGCGCGCAGCTTCGCCGGCGTTTCCGCGTCGAGATCCAACTCGACCACGTCGTAACCGCGGCCGCGCAAGGCGGCGGCGACCGCCTGCCCCGAGCGCAACGAAACCTCGCGTTCCGAACTCGGCCCGCCCAACAACACCCCGACCCGTTTACCCTTGTACATCGCGCTCTCCCAGAATTTTCACCTCGGGATCGAGCCAGATCCCGAACCGGTCGTAGACGGTTTGGCGCACGTGCTCGATCAGCGCCAGAATGTCGGCCGCCTTGGCCTGTCCCACGTTCACCAGGAAATTGGCGTGCTTTTCGCTGACGCGCGCGCCGCCGATCTGAAAGCCTTTCAAGCCGGCCGCCTCGATGAGCCGGCCCGCGTGATCGTTTTCCGGATTCTTGAAAGTCGAACCGCCGCTCGGCAGATCCCACGGGTGGCGGGAATGGCGGCTGGCGATGATCGCGTCGACCTCGGCCCGGATTTTCGCCGCCTCGCCGCGCCGCAGTTCGAGTTTGGCCTCGGTGACGACGAACGAACCGTCGAGCACCAGGCCGCGATAGCGATAGACCAGCTTGTCACGCGGCACCCGGCGGATTTTGCCGTCGGCGTCGACCACGGTGATCTCCCGCAGCACCTGGCTGAAATCGCCCAGGTAGGTGCCGGCGTTCATGCGGATGCCGCCGCCGATCGTCCCGGGCACGCCGGAAATGAATTGCAGGCCGTCGATCCCCGCGGCGGCGCTGCGATCCACGACCGTCTGGGACAGCAGGGCGGCGCCGACCGTCAGCACGACCTCGCCGCCGTCGCGGAATTCCGGCTCGAATTTTTCGAAGCCCTGCCGCATCAGCAAGGTGACGCCGCGCAGGCCGCCGTCCAGGATGAGCAGATTGGAGCACGCGCCGAAGACGCGGAACGTTTCGTTCTCGGCGGTGCAAAGCCGGACGACCTCGGCGATTTCCTCGGCCGTGACGGGGCGCAACAGGCAATCCGCCGGTCCGCCCACCTGCCAGGTGGTCAGCGGCGCCATCGGCACGCCGAACGCGCAACGCTCACCGAACAATTCCGCCAATCGCGTATGGAGTCTGGATCCGGTCACGCAAATTTTTCCTTTAATTTCTCGACCAGTTTCACCGCCAGATGGTTCAAATCGCCGGCCCCCATGGTGATGACCATGTCGCCGGGCCGCGCGTTCTCGTACAGGGTTCGCAGCAATTCGTTCCGATCGGCGATGTAAGTCACGTCCGGATGACCGTAGGCGCGGATGCCGTCCACCAGTTTTTGCGCCGTCACGCCTTCGATCGGCGTTTCGGAAGCGGCGTAGATATCGGTGACCAGCAGTTTGTCCGCTTCGCCGAAGGTCGAGAGAAATTCGTCGAACATGTCCCGCGTCCGCGTGTAGCGGTGCGGTTGAAAGGCCACCAACAGCCGCCGGCCGAACCCGGCGCGCGCCGCCGCCAGCGTCGCCCGGATTTCGGTGGGGTGATGGCCGTAGTCGTCGATGACCCAGATGTCGTTCACCTCGCCGACGCGCTGAAAGCGCCGCCGCACGCCCGTGAACTCGCCCAGGGCCCGGCGCACCGTCTCCGCCGGCACGTTCAGTTCATGGGTGACGGCGAGCACCGCTAGGGCGTTTTGCACCATGTGCTTGCCGGGCAGCGGCAGCCGGTAACGGCCCAGTTCGCCCAGTTTGTGATGGTGCGCGGTGAAGCTGGTGGCGAAGCCGTCGGGCCTGATGTCGGTGGCGCGGAATTCCGCCTCCGGCGACAGGCCGTAGGTGATCAAACGTTTGCGCACCGAGGGCAACAGCGAGCGGACCGCGTCATCGTCGACGCACAGCACGGCCGCGCCGTAGAACGGCACCTTGTTGATGAACGTCAGAAACGTCCGCTTGAGCTGCTCGAGGCCGGAGTAATAATCGAGGTGTTCCAGGTCGACGTTGGTCACCACGGCCACGGTCGGGTTGAGCAACAGGAAACTGCCGTCCGATTCGTCGGCCTCGGTGACGAAGGTCTCGCCGGCGCCCAGCTTGGCGTTGCTGCCGATCGCGTCCACCCGGCCGCCGACGACGACGGTCGGATCGAACCCGGCCGCGCCCAGCACCGTGGCCAGCAGGCTGGTGGTCGTGGTCTTGCCGTGGCTGCCGGCGACCGCGATGCCGTAGCGCTTCATCCGCATCAGTTCGGCGAGCATCTCGGCGCGCGGGATGACGGGGATTTTGGCCGATTTGGCGGCGATGATCTCCGGGTTGCTGGGGCGGATGGCGCTCGAGGTCACGACCACGTCGGCGTCGGCGACGAACTGGGCGGCGTGGCCGGTATGGATCGTCGCGCCCAGTTCGGCGAGGTGCGCGAGGATTTCGTTGTCCTTCAGGTCGGACCCGGAAACCCGAAAGCCCAGGTTCAACAGGATTTCGGCGATGCCGGACATCCCGATGCCGCCGATCCCCACCAAATGGATGTGTTCGGTCGAACCTAACATGTGATTCCCTCTTCCGACTCGGCCGGGAGTTCCCGCCGTTGGAGCAAGTGCAAAACTTTCGGTTTGCTCGTCGCGTCCACCGGAGCCTGGCGCGCCGCGGCGAGGATCACGCCGATCAAGGCGAAATTGAGCAGGGTGTTCGAGCCGCCGTAGGAAAAGAACGGCAGCGACAAGCCCTTGTTGGGCAGCAGCGACATCACCACGGCGGCGTTGATGAGGACCTGCATGCCGATCAGCAACGCGGCGCCCAGGCCGCACAGCCGCACGAACAGGTCGGTGGCGCGCAGACACAGGCGGATCGAGCGCCAGATCAGGAAGAAGAACAGCAGGAAGGCCAGCAGCAGGCCGAGCAGGCCCATCTCTTCGCCCAGGTTGGCCAGGATGAAGTCGGTGTGCATTTCCGGCACGAAATAGAATTTCTGCCAGCCGTTGCCGATGCCCACACCCGTCAGGCCGCCGCGGCCGATGGCGATCTGCGCCTGCCAGGTCTGCCAGTTGACGCCGAGCGGATCGCGGGACGGATCCAGAAAGCCCAGCAGCCGCTTGACGCGCCACGGGGCCATCACGATCTGCGAGGCGATGAACAGCGCGCCGCCGACAAAGCCCAGCCCGATGACGCGCCACTGGGCGCCGCCGATGAACAGCATCAGAATCATCAGCGCCGCGATGACCGCCGCCGCGCCCAGGTCGGGCTCGATGGCGATCAGGCCGATGAACGGCATCGCGATCCCCACCAGCGGCACCACGCCGCGCCAAAAGCGGCGAATGCCCTCGCCCTGCGCGGCCAGGTAATGCGCGAAGAACAGGATCATCGTCGCCTTCGCCAGTTCCGACGGCTGCAAGTGCACCGGGAGGTTGATCCAGCGATGGGCGCCCTTGGCCGGCGCGGCGAAGGGCGGAATGAAGGTGAGGATCAGCAGGACGAAAACGACCGCCATGATCGCGCCGATTACCTTGCTGTTGTCGAGTCGCCGGAGGTCGGCGCCGCTGAGCAGCAGCATCAGCGCCATGCCGAGCATCAGGTGCATGGCCTGTTTCTTAAAATACAGCAGCGGTTGTTCGGTCAACGGCTGGCTGACGCTGTAGACCATCAGCAGCCCGAAGGCCGACAACAACAGCACCAGCAGGACCAAATACCGGTCCAGGCCGCGCCGCTGGTAAACGATCTCGTTGCTCACAACCGCTCCACCCACTGCCGCATGGCCTCGCCACGCTCCTCGAAATTGGCGAACTGGTCGAAACTGGCGCAGCCCGGCGAGAGCAGCACCGCCTCGCCCGGCCGCGCCGCCGCGCGCGCCTGCGCCAAGGCCTCGGCGAAGGGGCCGACGATCCGGATCGGGATTTCCGCCAGGCCGGCTGCGATCCGCGCCGCCGCTTCGCCGTAAGCGAATACCAGCCGCGCCCGCGAGACGACATCGACGCTGATCGTCGACCAGTCGCCGCCCTTGTCGCGCCCGCCGAGAATCAGGATCACGGGCCGGTTCATCGCCCGCAGGCTTGTGCGCACCGCGCCGGGCGTGGTCGCCTTGGAATCGTTGACGTACAACACGCCGCTGATTTCGGCGAGCGTTTCCAGGCGATGCGCCAGGCCGCGAAACGTTTCGATCGTTTGTTGAATCGCCGCCGGCGAAGCGCCCGCCAGCCGTGCCATCAGCGCCGCCGCCGCCAGGTTCTCCCGGTTGTGCTTGCCGGGCGGCAGGTACTTCGCCGCGTCGTAGGTCTCCGGCGCGCCGTCCAACCGCAGGTGCAGAACATCGCCCGCGAACCACGCGTTGGAAT
The sequence above is a segment of the Myxococcales bacterium genome. Coding sequences within it:
- the ftsW gene encoding putative lipid II flippase FtsW, with translation MSNEIVYQRRGLDRYLVLLVLLLSAFGLLMVYSVSQPLTEQPLLYFKKQAMHLMLGMALMLLLSGADLRRLDNSKVIGAIMAVVFVLLILTFIPPFAAPAKGAHRWINLPVHLQPSELAKATMILFFAHYLAAQGEGIRRFWRGVVPLVGIAMPFIGLIAIEPDLGAAAVIAALMILMLFIGGAQWRVIGLGFVGGALFIASQIVMAPWRVKRLLGFLDPSRDPLGVNWQTWQAQIAIGRGGLTGVGIGNGWQKFYFVPEMHTDFILANLGEEMGLLGLLLAFLLFFFLIWRSIRLCLRATDLFVRLCGLGAALLIGMQVLINAAVVMSLLPNKGLSLPFFSYGGSNTLLNFALIGVILAAARQAPVDATSKPKVLHLLQRRELPAESEEGITC
- a CDS encoding UDP-N-acetylmuramate--L-alanine ligase, giving the protein MLGSTEHIHLVGIGGIGMSGIAEILLNLGFRVSGSDLKDNEILAHLAELGATIHTGHAAQFVADADVVVTSSAIRPSNPEIIAAKSAKIPVIPRAEMLAELMRMKRYGIAVAGSHGKTTTTSLLATVLGAAGFDPTVVVGGRVDAIGSNAKLGAGETFVTEADESDGSFLLLNPTVAVVTNVDLEHLDYYSGLEQLKRTFLTFINKVPFYGAAVLCVDDDAVRSLLPSVRKRLITYGLSPEAEFRATDIRPDGFATSFTAHHHKLGELGRYRLPLPGKHMVQNALAVLAVTHELNVPAETVRRALGEFTGVRRRFQRVGEVNDIWVIDDYGHHPTEIRATLAAARAGFGRRLLVAFQPHRYTRTRDMFDEFLSTFGEADKLLVTDIYAASETPIEGVTAQKLVDGIRAYGHPDVTYIADRNELLRTLYENARPGDMVITMGAGDLNHLAVKLVEKLKEKFA
- a CDS encoding FtsQ-type POTRA domain-containing protein, translating into MASRSINVQVKRNARRRDVRGWGKMTFARCRNAGRWAGRVVWRGWPAVLFVLLVGVIWYRLHHADYFRLADIRVSSAVHVSKSDFLSFIHARPGQNIFSVNLTDVANQVVSHPWIKGAVVRRELPDTLVVEIAERQAVALLQMERLYLVDADGVAFKQLDEGDPRDLPLLTGFAKEAFQDGGQTARRQATKLGEAVQLLLLSERLAVFSEAEISEIRYDPVGGFSLVTMEKGMLVHFGYGDYENKLKRLAAVAAALNGRLQAEARVVDLGVGDRVAVRGLRKGNNA
- the murB gene encoding UDP-N-acetylmuramate dehydrogenase, whose amino-acid sequence is MTGSRLHTRLAELFGERCAFGVPMAPLTTWQVGGPADCLLRPVTAEEIAEVVRLCTAENETFRVFGACSNLLILDGGLRGVTLLMRQGFEKFEPEFRDGGEVVLTVGAALLSQTVVDRSAAAGIDGLQFISGVPGTIGGGIRMNAGTYLGDFSQVLREITVVDADGKIRRVPRDKLVYRYRGLVLDGSFVVTEAKLELRRGEAAKIRAEVDAIIASRHSRHPWDLPSGGSTFKNPENDHAGRLIEAAGLKGFQIGGARVSEKHANFLVNVGQAKAADILALIEHVRQTVYDRFGIWLDPEVKILGERDVQG
- a CDS encoding D-alanine--D-alanine ligase, with the translated sequence MYKGKRVGVLLGGPSSEREVSLRSGQAVAAALRGRGYDVVELDLDAETPAKLRAAGVEVVYNALHGKWGEDGCVQGLLELLRLPYTGSGVTASAAGMDKVISKKLFESIGLPVPPYSLVDRVEYESTPPQTPPYGFPVVVKPATEGSSVGVSIASDPEEFAAALAAAFQWDDRIILEKYIAGRELSVAVLGAEALGLAEIRPKKLPDEKISFYDYHHKYTKGMTEYITHPDNLDDTVVTRVQTIAVAANEAIGGEGIVRVDFLLDAQNRPWLLEVNTLPGMTELSLVPMIARDWRGLSMGELVEMVLATARLKVGS